One genomic segment of Streptomyces sp. RKND-216 includes these proteins:
- a CDS encoding PP2C family protein-serine/threonine phosphatase, translating to MNSRSRDAAGRGALWALLPWLLLLVVALVEVGDDIGDAPNLRAGSLLSPVPALAAIRGSPRQVLAVSLAALFVGVGTAFVDPDDGPFLHGTVVGAVAVVSVASLVAATARERRVAQLTQVQRVAEAAQLALLPPMPREAGGLRFEARYVAAESEARIGGDLYEAVVEGDRVRLIVGDVRGKGLPAIRTAAAVLGAFREAAHHEPNVSRVALRCSEAVARLERDPGDSYTGTQDGCELFVTAVLLEIDGPRLCMVNLGHPPPLLLNGRAARFVGSGEALPPLGLAHLFAEGFPASVREWEPGERLLLYTDGIDEARDAGGQFFPLLSVAGALLTAPIEVLPDRLLAAVDRHTGRDLRDDAAVVAVEWCEASDRLPHSQPAPD from the coding sequence TTGAACAGCAGGTCACGGGATGCGGCGGGGCGCGGGGCGCTGTGGGCCCTGCTGCCCTGGCTCCTGCTGCTCGTCGTCGCTCTGGTGGAGGTCGGCGACGACATCGGCGACGCCCCGAATCTGCGTGCCGGCTCGCTGCTCTCCCCGGTGCCCGCCCTGGCCGCGATCCGGGGGTCGCCGCGTCAGGTGCTCGCCGTCTCGCTCGCCGCCCTGTTCGTCGGAGTCGGTACCGCGTTCGTCGACCCCGACGACGGCCCCTTCCTCCACGGCACGGTCGTCGGCGCTGTGGCCGTGGTGAGCGTGGCCTCTCTGGTGGCTGCCACCGCCAGAGAGCGGCGCGTGGCGCAGCTCACCCAGGTGCAGCGGGTGGCCGAGGCCGCCCAGCTCGCGCTGCTGCCGCCGATGCCGCGCGAGGCCGGCGGGCTGCGCTTCGAGGCGCGCTACGTCGCCGCCGAGTCCGAGGCCAGGATCGGCGGCGATCTCTACGAGGCGGTGGTCGAGGGCGACCGCGTCAGGCTGATCGTCGGCGACGTCCGCGGCAAGGGCCTGCCCGCCATCCGCACGGCCGCCGCGGTGCTCGGTGCGTTCCGCGAGGCGGCGCACCACGAACCGAACGTGTCGCGGGTGGCGCTTCGCTGCTCGGAGGCCGTCGCGCGGCTGGAGAGAGATCCGGGTGACTCTTACACCGGGACCCAGGACGGCTGCGAGCTGTTCGTGACCGCCGTGCTGCTGGAGATCGACGGGCCGAGGCTGTGCATGGTCAACCTCGGGCACCCGCCGCCGCTGCTGCTGAACGGGCGCGCCGCCCGTTTCGTCGGCTCCGGGGAGGCGCTGCCGCCGCTGGGGCTTGCGCACCTGTTCGCCGAGGGCTTCCCCGCGTCCGTCCGGGAGTGGGAGCCGGGGGAGAGGCTGCTCCTGTACACCGACGGCATCGACGAGGCGCGGGACGCCGGAGGGCAGTTCTTCCCGCTGCTGTCGGTGGCGGGGGCCCTGCTGACCGCGCCGATCGAGGTGCTGCCGGACAGGCTGCTGGCCGCCGTCGACCGGCACACCGGCCGGGACCTGCGGGACGACGCCGCCGTCGTCGCGGTGGAGTGGTGCGAGGCGTCCGACCGGCTGCCGCACTCGCAGCCCGCCCCGGACTGA
- a CDS encoding (Fe-S)-binding protein, with protein MQLAAIVVSLVLAVVGTALFARAIAQIYRHVKLGQAVPAGTRTDDPAQRTLTVAREFLGHTRMNRWGIVGFAHWFVAVGFFTLVLTLVNAFGQLFQADWVLPIIGTWLPYEMFIEFIGLMTVLGIATLIVIRQLSRPDRPGRKSRFAGSTTWQAYFVEAVILVIGLAILTLRGLEGVLHDVHGYEAAYFVTYPLVAAFDGLSVTTVQNLVYLVAMLKIGTSFVWMIVVGLNTDMGVAWHRFLAFPNIWFKRNADGATALGELKPMTSGGKEIDFETALDEDNEEEVRFGVSQVEDFSWKGLLDFSTCTECGRCQSQCPAWNTGKPLSPKLLIMSLRDHAHAKAPYLLAGGGKSMEGEEKATEEQLRGVPADALAEAERPLVGDLAAGGVIDPDVLWSCTTCGACVEQCPVDIEHVDHIVDMRRYQVMIESAFPSEAGTMLKNLEKKGNPWGLAKKQRLEWTKELQRDTDFEVPVVGKTVDDLTEVEYLYWVGCAGALEDRAKKTTKAFAELLHIAGVKFAIMGGDEKCTGDSARRLGNEFLFQQLGEENVANLNAAFGEDEDDEATKKPATKKKIVATCPHCFNTIANEYPQLGGHYEVVHHTQLLQHLVDEGRLVPVTPVEGLITYHDPCYLGRHNKVYTPPREIIGKVPGLRNEEMHRHKERGFCCGAGGARMWMEERIGKRINNERVDEALAIEPDIVSTACPFCLVMLSDSVNGKKNDGKAKEELQVVDVAQLLLDSVRTPSDPPPAGGEDTAGEPDPEPQPDRDPEPKPDPTPAS; from the coding sequence ATGCAACTCGCCGCGATCGTCGTCTCGCTGGTGCTGGCCGTGGTCGGCACCGCGCTGTTCGCGCGCGCCATCGCCCAGATCTACCGGCACGTGAAGCTCGGGCAGGCGGTGCCCGCCGGCACCCGCACCGACGACCCCGCGCAACGCACGCTCACAGTGGCGCGCGAGTTCCTCGGGCATACCCGGATGAACCGCTGGGGCATCGTCGGCTTCGCGCACTGGTTCGTCGCCGTCGGCTTCTTCACCCTGGTGCTGACCCTCGTCAACGCCTTCGGCCAGCTCTTCCAGGCGGACTGGGTGCTGCCGATCATCGGCACCTGGCTGCCGTACGAGATGTTCATCGAGTTCATCGGCCTGATGACGGTCCTGGGCATCGCCACGCTGATCGTCATCCGCCAGCTGAGCCGCCCCGACCGTCCGGGCCGCAAGTCCCGCTTCGCCGGCTCCACCACCTGGCAGGCGTACTTCGTCGAGGCCGTCATCCTCGTCATCGGCCTGGCCATCCTCACCCTGCGCGGCCTGGAGGGCGTGCTGCACGACGTGCACGGTTACGAGGCCGCGTACTTCGTCACGTACCCGCTGGTCGCCGCGTTCGACGGGCTGAGCGTCACGACCGTGCAGAACCTGGTCTACCTCGTCGCGATGCTCAAGATCGGCACGTCGTTCGTGTGGATGATCGTCGTCGGCCTCAACACCGACATGGGCGTCGCCTGGCACCGCTTCCTCGCCTTCCCCAACATCTGGTTCAAGCGCAACGCCGACGGCGCGACCGCGCTGGGCGAACTGAAGCCGATGACCTCCGGCGGCAAGGAGATCGACTTCGAGACCGCGCTCGACGAGGACAACGAGGAGGAGGTCCGCTTCGGCGTATCCCAGGTCGAGGACTTCTCCTGGAAGGGCCTGCTGGACTTCTCCACCTGCACCGAGTGCGGCCGCTGCCAGTCGCAGTGCCCGGCCTGGAACACCGGCAAGCCGCTGTCGCCCAAGCTGCTGATCATGTCGCTGCGCGACCACGCGCACGCCAAGGCGCCGTACCTGCTCGCGGGCGGCGGCAAGTCCATGGAGGGCGAGGAGAAGGCCACCGAGGAACAGCTGCGCGGCGTCCCCGCAGACGCGCTGGCCGAAGCCGAACGCCCGCTGGTCGGCGACCTCGCCGCCGGCGGCGTCATCGACCCCGACGTCCTGTGGTCCTGCACCACCTGCGGAGCGTGCGTCGAACAGTGCCCCGTGGACATCGAGCACGTCGACCACATCGTCGACATGCGCCGCTACCAGGTGATGATCGAGTCGGCGTTCCCGAGCGAGGCCGGGACGATGCTCAAGAACCTGGAGAAGAAGGGCAACCCCTGGGGCCTGGCCAAGAAGCAGCGCCTGGAATGGACCAAGGAGCTCCAGCGGGACACAGACTTCGAGGTGCCGGTCGTCGGCAAGACCGTCGACGATCTCACCGAGGTCGAGTACCTGTACTGGGTCGGCTGCGCCGGTGCCCTGGAGGACCGGGCGAAGAAGACCACCAAGGCGTTCGCCGAACTCCTGCACATCGCGGGCGTGAAGTTCGCCATCATGGGCGGCGACGAGAAGTGCACGGGCGACTCCGCGCGACGGCTGGGCAACGAGTTCCTCTTCCAGCAGCTCGGCGAGGAGAACGTGGCCAACTTGAACGCCGCGTTCGGCGAGGATGAGGACGACGAGGCGACCAAGAAGCCCGCGACGAAGAAGAAGATCGTCGCCACCTGCCCGCACTGCTTCAACACCATCGCCAACGAGTACCCGCAGCTCGGCGGGCACTACGAGGTCGTCCACCACACCCAGCTGCTCCAGCACCTCGTCGACGAGGGCCGGCTCGTGCCCGTCACCCCCGTCGAGGGTCTGATCACCTACCACGACCCGTGCTACCTGGGCCGCCACAACAAGGTCTACACGCCCCCGCGCGAGATCATCGGCAAGGTCCCGGGCCTCCGCAACGAGGAGATGCACCGCCACAAGGAGCGCGGCTTCTGCTGCGGCGCCGGCGGCGCACGGATGTGGATGGAGGAGCGGATCGGCAAGCGCATCAACAACGAGCGCGTGGACGAGGCCCTCGCCATCGAGCCGGACATCGTCTCCACCGCCTGCCCGTTCTGCCTGGTGATGCTCTCCGACTCGGTCAACGGCAAGAAGAACGACGGGAAGGCCAAGGAGGAGCTGCAGGTCGTCGACGTGGCGCAGCTCCTGCTGGACTCGGTGCGGACGCCCTCCGACCCGCCGCCCGCGGGCGGCGAGGACACAGCCGGCGAACCCGACCCGGAGCCGCAGCCCGACCGCGACCCCGAGCCGAAGCCGGACCCGACTCCCGCCTCCTAG
- a CDS encoding FG-GAP and VCBS repeat-containing protein, which yields MPKRYRRSALALSVAAAVTGGLMTAAMPAVAEEATLHGDFNADGYRDVVVSASNARVDGAFGAGQIVVYWGGPDGLQPDRRSPIHQDSRGVPGSPEEGDGFGAMTYAGDFDGDGVTDLAVGAPGEDLTGDKDSGMLTVLWGSASGLVSGDTLANPTKFDGDFFGKAIVAGDFDGDGVTDLAAGSSSTTVVFYQQGIDRAGEATESRSVRTPILPGEGGVFFLTAGDVDGNGADDLVVNGFDSEAESGYHWNANFYYRGVAGTGIAGSADRMTPGIITGIGDTNGDGFGDLVIGESWDEGPPGSVKGGKVSIRYGTPDGPNGVVKEITQDTGGIAGGSEKDDAFGAELDLGDVNGDGLMDLVIGSAGENLGEDFDTGAVHLLYGSPTGITPTGAQYFNQDVAGIPGSNEDEDFFGSDVHLADVDGDGNADLTIGASGENNDNGAVTALRSDGAKITTSGAQWMSATSAGVSTSGRPLFGVNFAG from the coding sequence GTGCCCAAGCGCTACCGCAGATCCGCCCTCGCCCTCTCCGTCGCCGCCGCCGTCACCGGCGGCCTGATGACTGCCGCCATGCCCGCCGTCGCCGAAGAGGCCACACTGCACGGCGACTTCAACGCCGACGGCTACCGCGACGTCGTCGTCTCCGCCTCGAACGCCCGCGTCGACGGCGCATTCGGCGCGGGCCAGATCGTCGTCTACTGGGGCGGCCCCGACGGTCTGCAGCCCGACCGCCGTTCGCCGATCCACCAGGACTCGCGCGGCGTGCCCGGCTCCCCCGAGGAGGGCGACGGCTTCGGCGCCATGACGTACGCCGGGGACTTCGACGGCGACGGCGTGACCGACCTGGCCGTCGGTGCACCGGGCGAGGACCTGACGGGTGACAAGGACAGCGGGATGCTCACCGTGCTCTGGGGCTCCGCATCCGGCCTGGTCAGCGGCGACACGCTCGCCAACCCCACCAAGTTCGACGGCGACTTCTTCGGCAAGGCCATCGTCGCGGGCGACTTCGACGGCGACGGCGTGACCGACCTGGCCGCCGGCAGCTCCTCGACCACCGTGGTCTTCTACCAGCAGGGCATCGACCGGGCGGGCGAGGCCACCGAGTCCCGCTCGGTGCGGACCCCGATCCTCCCCGGGGAGGGCGGCGTCTTCTTCCTGACCGCCGGGGACGTCGACGGCAACGGCGCCGACGACCTGGTAGTCAACGGCTTCGACTCCGAGGCCGAGAGCGGCTACCACTGGAACGCCAACTTCTACTACCGCGGCGTCGCGGGCACGGGCATCGCCGGCTCCGCGGACCGCATGACCCCCGGGATCATCACCGGCATCGGCGACACCAACGGCGACGGCTTCGGCGACCTCGTCATCGGCGAGTCCTGGGACGAGGGCCCGCCCGGTTCGGTCAAGGGCGGCAAGGTCAGCATCCGCTACGGAACGCCCGACGGCCCCAACGGCGTCGTCAAGGAGATCACCCAGGACACCGGCGGCATCGCGGGCGGCTCGGAGAAGGACGACGCCTTCGGCGCCGAGCTGGACCTCGGCGACGTCAACGGCGACGGCCTCATGGACCTGGTCATCGGCTCGGCCGGGGAGAACCTCGGCGAGGATTTCGACACCGGCGCCGTGCATCTCCTCTACGGCTCGCCGACCGGCATCACCCCGACCGGCGCGCAGTACTTCAACCAGGACGTCGCCGGCATCCCCGGCAGCAACGAGGACGAGGACTTCTTCGGCAGCGACGTCCACCTCGCCGACGTGGACGGGGACGGCAACGCAGACCTCACCATCGGCGCGAGCGGCGAGAACAACGACAACGGCGCCGTCACCGCACTGCGCTCCGACGGCGCGAAGATCACCACCAGCGGAGCCCAGTGGATGAGCGCCACCTCCGCCGGCGTCTCCACCTCCGGCCGGCCGCTGTTCGGTGTGAACTTCGCCGGCTGA
- a CDS encoding Yip1 family protein has product MAGFRIGRGRNSRNAQQGPYPPHGQAPDQGPGPGTYGQGQHHGPTSGGRGGQTWPAGGGGRGEPEYFGEPQGGGYGYPGGGPQGGHPGDSRSRADNPGHTRAFSIHDPSPYGHGDGHGDGQGYDGGYSAGSVHSAGHAPPAGPRLHWKELLQGIVLRPNATFYQMRDYPVWGPALTVTFVYGLLAVFGLDETRESVIDATLGTALQYVAGTGIAMVIMGLMLGAVTHTLARQFGGNGMWAPTIGLSMLIMSLSDAPRLVLAMFMGGTATAVQVVGWITWIAAGALFTSMVSRSHDLPWPRALGASAIQLMALLALVKLGTL; this is encoded by the coding sequence GTGGCTGGATTCAGGATCGGACGCGGCAGGAACTCCCGCAACGCGCAGCAGGGACCGTACCCCCCGCACGGCCAGGCCCCGGACCAGGGGCCCGGCCCGGGGACGTACGGGCAGGGGCAGCACCACGGACCAACCTCGGGCGGTCGCGGCGGCCAGACCTGGCCCGCCGGAGGCGGCGGCCGGGGGGAACCGGAGTACTTCGGCGAGCCGCAGGGCGGCGGTTACGGCTACCCGGGCGGAGGCCCGCAAGGCGGCCACCCCGGCGACAGCCGCTCGCGCGCCGACAACCCCGGCCACACCAGGGCGTTCAGCATCCACGACCCCTCGCCGTACGGACACGGCGACGGACACGGCGACGGGCAGGGCTACGACGGCGGCTATTCCGCGGGCAGCGTGCACTCCGCCGGACACGCGCCGCCCGCCGGCCCGCGGCTGCACTGGAAGGAACTGCTCCAGGGCATCGTGCTCCGCCCCAACGCGACCTTCTACCAGATGCGCGACTACCCCGTGTGGGGCCCGGCACTGACCGTCACCTTCGTCTACGGCCTGCTCGCCGTCTTCGGCCTGGACGAGACGCGCGAGAGCGTCATCGACGCGACCCTCGGCACCGCTCTCCAGTACGTTGCCGGCACCGGCATCGCCATGGTGATCATGGGGCTGATGCTGGGCGCGGTCACGCACACCCTGGCCCGCCAGTTCGGCGGCAACGGGATGTGGGCGCCGACCATCGGCCTGTCCATGCTGATCATGTCGCTCAGCGACGCACCCCGCCTGGTGCTCGCCATGTTCATGGGCGGCACCGCGACCGCCGTGCAGGTCGTCGGCTGGATCACCTGGATCGCCGCGGGCGCGCTGTTCACCTCGATGGTCAGCCGTTCGCACGACCTGCCGTGGCCGCGCGCGCTGGGCGCCTCGGCGATCCAGCTGATGGCGCTGCTCGCCCTGGTCAAGCTCGGCACTCTCTGA
- a CDS encoding ricin-type beta-trefoil lectin domain protein, whose product MARARSAGRLGRTAVTAGLLAAVLAFTGGGPAAAPAAAEERAADVVPLSAELEDARAAQAETLYGDPAIRPMDERKTSLISLGDSEISGEGVGTYEPGTDGPDNWCHRSPDAAIHRTGIPADVTFNVACSGASTVNIRIGGTPQYADELVQSDNLAIKARNTRIQQIVLVAGANDDLRFGPVITDCVVRWFTFQGACHPKYRPGWQARVDGLQPKVVATVGDLRTVMRQAGYADDDYQLVVMGYPGPLGPDVYDNPDYPGKLFGGCTSYDSDAAFARNYAVPAFEKGMREAARQAGATYLDASRLFHGHEVCMENTWARGLYVDLTNPFPPDSNSVRQSFHPNKRGHGAFASCFTAVYQAGQQGVREASCADPSGAGQPRLYELAWDDVFGPLRNEATGSCLDAEGASSRDGTAVGGWSCNGERNQGWWLDPETRQLHTELTHDRCLDVPDGDYEAGAGLALWNCHGGANQQFVRDGATLRPAEATGLCLTLAGATEPVRLQECDGSAAQRFA is encoded by the coding sequence ATGGCACGTGCGAGAAGTGCGGGACGCCTCGGCCGGACGGCGGTGACCGCGGGACTGCTGGCCGCGGTGCTGGCGTTCACCGGCGGCGGGCCCGCTGCGGCGCCGGCCGCCGCCGAGGAGCGGGCGGCCGACGTGGTGCCGCTGTCGGCGGAGTTGGAGGACGCACGGGCGGCGCAGGCGGAGACGCTCTACGGCGACCCGGCGATCCGGCCGATGGACGAGCGCAAGACGTCGCTGATCTCGCTGGGCGACAGTGAGATCAGCGGTGAGGGCGTCGGCACCTACGAGCCGGGCACGGACGGGCCGGACAACTGGTGCCACCGTTCGCCCGACGCGGCGATCCACCGCACCGGCATCCCGGCGGACGTGACCTTCAACGTCGCCTGCTCGGGGGCCTCGACGGTGAACATCCGCATCGGCGGCACACCGCAGTACGCGGACGAGCTGGTGCAGAGCGACAACCTGGCCATCAAGGCGCGCAACACCCGCATCCAGCAGATCGTGCTGGTCGCGGGCGCCAACGACGACCTGCGGTTCGGGCCGGTGATCACGGACTGCGTGGTGCGCTGGTTCACCTTCCAGGGCGCCTGCCACCCGAAGTACCGGCCCGGTTGGCAGGCGCGTGTGGACGGCCTGCAGCCCAAGGTCGTCGCGACGGTCGGCGACCTGAGGACCGTGATGCGGCAGGCCGGTTACGCCGACGACGACTACCAGCTGGTCGTGATGGGGTATCCCGGTCCGCTCGGCCCGGACGTGTACGACAACCCCGACTACCCCGGCAAGCTGTTCGGCGGCTGCACCAGCTACGACAGCGACGCCGCCTTCGCCCGGAACTACGCGGTGCCGGCGTTCGAGAAGGGCATGCGGGAGGCGGCGCGCCAGGCCGGCGCCACGTACCTGGACGCGTCCCGGCTCTTCCACGGCCACGAGGTGTGCATGGAGAACACCTGGGCGCGGGGCCTGTACGTCGACCTCACCAACCCGTTCCCGCCGGACTCCAACTCGGTGCGCCAGTCCTTCCACCCCAACAAGCGCGGCCACGGCGCCTTCGCATCCTGCTTCACGGCCGTCTACCAGGCCGGGCAGCAGGGCGTGCGGGAGGCGTCCTGCGCCGATCCGAGCGGCGCGGGGCAGCCGCGGCTGTACGAGCTGGCGTGGGACGACGTCTTCGGGCCGCTGCGCAACGAGGCGACCGGCAGCTGCCTGGACGCCGAGGGCGCGAGCAGCCGCGACGGCACGGCCGTCGGCGGCTGGAGCTGCAACGGCGAGCGCAACCAGGGCTGGTGGCTCGACCCGGAGACCCGTCAGCTCCACACGGAGCTGACCCACGACCGGTGCCTCGACGTGCCGGACGGGGACTACGAGGCGGGAGCCGGGCTCGCGCTGTGGAACTGCCACGGCGGCGCCAACCAGCAGTTCGTACGGGACGGTGCCACGCTCCGCCCGGCCGAGGCGACCGGGCTGTGCCTGACGCTGGCCGGGGCCACGGAGCCGGTGCGGCTCCAGGAGTGCGATGGCTCGGCGGCGCAGCGCTTCGCGTGA
- a CDS encoding phosphoribosyltransferase, with protein MGDEREHLTYERFGVAVRELARTVADDGFEPDIILSIARGGLFVAGGLGYALDVKNVHLASVEFYTGVGETLPMPVMLPPVPNVVDLSEKKVLVADDVADTGRTLKLVHDFCAEHVADVRTAVIYEKPQSVVKCAYVWKRTEAWIEFPWSVQQPVVRRAGQVRDA; from the coding sequence ATGGGTGACGAGCGGGAGCACCTGACGTACGAGCGGTTCGGCGTGGCGGTCCGGGAGTTGGCGCGAACCGTCGCGGACGACGGCTTCGAGCCGGACATCATCCTGTCGATCGCGCGCGGCGGCCTCTTCGTGGCGGGCGGGCTCGGCTACGCGCTGGATGTCAAGAACGTGCATCTGGCCAGCGTGGAGTTCTACACCGGGGTCGGTGAGACGTTGCCGATGCCGGTGATGCTGCCGCCGGTGCCGAACGTGGTGGACCTCAGCGAGAAGAAGGTGCTGGTCGCGGACGATGTCGCGGACACCGGACGGACGTTGAAGCTGGTGCACGACTTCTGCGCGGAGCACGTCGCGGACGTGCGGACCGCGGTGATCTACGAGAAGCCGCAGTCCGTCGTGAAGTGCGCGTACGTGTGGAAGCGGACCGAGGCGTGGATCGAGTTCCCGTGGTCGGTGCAGCAGCCGGTGGTACGGCGCGCGGGGCAGGTGCGGGACGCCTGA
- the dcd gene encoding dCTP deaminase: protein MLLSDKDIRAEIDAGRVRIDPYEAGMVQPSSIDVRLDRYFRVFENHRYPHIDPSVEQPDLTRLIEPVGDEPFILHPGEFVLASTYEVITLPEDIASRLEGKSSLGRLGLLTHSTAGFIDPGFSGHVTLELSNVATLPMKLWPGMKIGQLCMFRLSSPAEHPYGSERYGSRYQGQRGPTPSRSYLNFHRTPIRDEARGEGRLRDG, encoded by the coding sequence GTGCTGCTCTCAGACAAGGACATCCGGGCCGAGATCGACGCCGGGCGGGTGCGCATCGACCCGTACGAGGCGGGGATGGTCCAGCCGTCCAGCATCGACGTGCGGCTGGACCGCTACTTCCGGGTGTTCGAGAACCACCGCTACCCGCACATCGACCCGTCGGTCGAGCAGCCCGACCTGACGCGGCTGATCGAGCCGGTCGGCGACGAGCCGTTCATCCTGCATCCCGGGGAGTTCGTGCTGGCATCGACGTACGAGGTCATCACGCTGCCGGAGGACATCGCCTCGCGGCTGGAGGGCAAGTCGAGCCTGGGGCGTCTCGGCCTGCTGACGCACTCGACGGCCGGTTTCATCGACCCGGGTTTCTCGGGGCACGTGACGCTGGAGCTGTCGAACGTGGCGACGCTGCCGATGAAGCTGTGGCCGGGGATGAAGATCGGGCAACTGTGCATGTTCCGGCTGTCTTCGCCGGCCGAGCACCCGTACGGGTCGGAGCGGTACGGGTCGCGCTACCAGGGGCAGCGCGGGCCGACGCCGTCCCGGTCGTACCTCAACTTCCACCGCACGCCGATCCGGGACGAGGCCCGGGGGGAGGGCCGACTCCGGGATGGGTGA
- a CDS encoding tyrosine-type recombinase/integrase translates to MGNSKGRRRRFGAVRQYRSGRWTASYRDPDGLERRAPETFATKRDAEIWLSQIEADLSRGDWQDPDAGAVNFEEYALRWVGEHTLAATTEELYRRLLRLHLLPTFGGLDLDEITPPRVRTWRAERLTATGATTVAKSYRLLKAIMETAADDELIRRNPCRIRGAGKEMAPERPVATVDQVDALADAIGPRWRLMVYLGAYGPLRPEEQAALRCRDVDLDEMILRVSTAAPELNTGKRAEGPTKSDAGVRLVVLPDFLRTDLRRHLDWFAEKGPHGLLFVGEKGAPFRRTSFGRKWKRARAYVGMPDGFRFYDLRHTGHTLSTQSGATLKDTMVRAGQSSERAALIYQHSNAERQKEVAGGIDARVRAERARTAEKGDGERSGADLVQDA, encoded by the coding sequence ATGGGAAACAGCAAAGGCAGGCGGCGGCGCTTCGGGGCAGTCCGGCAGTACCGTTCCGGCCGCTGGACCGCGAGCTACCGCGACCCGGACGGGCTCGAGCGTCGGGCACCCGAGACGTTCGCCACCAAGCGGGATGCCGAGATCTGGCTCTCTCAGATCGAAGCGGATCTGTCTCGTGGCGACTGGCAGGACCCGGACGCCGGTGCGGTCAACTTCGAGGAGTACGCGCTCCGGTGGGTCGGCGAACACACCCTCGCAGCGACAACCGAGGAGCTGTACCGGCGCCTGCTCCGGCTGCACCTGCTGCCCACCTTCGGCGGCCTCGACCTGGACGAGATCACCCCTCCCCGCGTTCGGACCTGGCGGGCAGAACGGCTGACAGCCACCGGAGCAACGACGGTCGCCAAGAGCTATCGGCTACTGAAAGCCATCATGGAGACCGCGGCCGATGACGAGCTCATCCGCCGGAACCCGTGCCGTATCCGGGGAGCGGGCAAGGAGATGGCTCCGGAGCGCCCGGTCGCCACCGTGGACCAGGTCGACGCCCTGGCCGACGCGATCGGCCCTCGCTGGCGGCTGATGGTCTACCTCGGCGCGTACGGCCCCCTCCGCCCCGAGGAACAAGCCGCGCTGCGTTGCCGTGACGTCGACCTGGACGAGATGATCCTCCGCGTCTCGACGGCCGCCCCGGAGCTGAACACCGGCAAGCGGGCCGAGGGGCCCACCAAGTCGGATGCGGGCGTGCGCCTGGTCGTGCTCCCCGACTTCCTCCGGACCGACCTCCGCCGGCACCTCGACTGGTTCGCCGAGAAGGGCCCACATGGCCTGCTCTTCGTCGGAGAGAAGGGCGCCCCGTTCCGTCGTACCTCGTTCGGACGGAAGTGGAAGCGGGCTCGGGCGTACGTCGGCATGCCGGACGGCTTCCGCTTCTACGACCTCCGGCACACCGGCCACACCCTGTCGACGCAGAGCGGTGCGACGCTCAAGGACACGATGGTGCGGGCCGGTCAGTCCTCGGAGCGGGCCGCGCTGATCTACCAGCACTCGAACGCCGAGCGGCAGAAGGAGGTAGCCGGGGGCATCGACGCCCGGGTGCGTGCCGAGCGTGCGCGCACCGCCGAGAAGGGCGACGGGGAGCGTTCTGGTGCGGATCTGGTGCAAGACGCGTAG
- a CDS encoding excisionase family DNA-binding protein codes for MSDRLLTVAQVAELLGTTVRFPRRLIAERRITFVKVGSHVRIPESAVGDYVAAHTVRPVTRRARYRRAA; via the coding sequence ATGAGCGACCGACTGCTGACCGTCGCCCAGGTCGCCGAACTCCTCGGCACCACCGTGCGCTTCCCGCGACGGCTCATCGCCGAACGCCGCATCACCTTCGTCAAGGTCGGAAGCCACGTCCGCATCCCCGAGAGCGCCGTGGGCGACTACGTGGCCGCGCACACCGTCCGGCCGGTCACCCGCCGGGCTCGCTACAGGAGGGCTGCCTGA